A genomic region of Pseudoalteromonas piscicida contains the following coding sequences:
- a CDS encoding EAL domain-containing protein: MRGAHSLSKLFKNIFIAWLSCTFVFSIVAAFTYVHQKETAKSNLVTVASRIVSDINKEFVVVDDTLKHAIHLSPHCDPDGLHYMRRLVFENPGMSEIGIVDSNGKLVCNSFGQLTPPVNTSAPIKKPGLRYYGPIITDYLELPAFVLARTRDDGYEVNVLMPDHWLKSMLDISAHHNTDFAALVDNSTGVPVFLNGKYALPIRQKLFPTANSRAVEGLFDDAKVKFAYVAAIPSLPQMSLIIAKNDEQLVSLGWLWLVLWSVLYCASWVGLTLLLISYDKRQLSSKTQILRALANDELFNVYQPLVNAELPSIVGVEVLIRWRHPLEGVLGPAYFVPEAERDGTILDISIAQVENAVRDLTDILVAQPGFKVSFNVNGLLLGSKRYIDALLAAKSQISSLTIELTERDVLTQAQTKTVLTELKRAGIEIAIDDFGTGYSGLQYLQSFPIDLLKIDQSFVASIGLDTLQSPVLSAVIDMAEKLDKKLIAEGVETQAQARYLKSRGVNIHQGWLYFKALELPQLQREMDKVLDNKRAA, encoded by the coding sequence ATGCGAGGAGCACACTCCTTAAGCAAGTTGTTTAAGAATATCTTTATTGCTTGGTTGTCTTGCACCTTTGTATTTTCAATTGTGGCCGCCTTCACTTATGTGCATCAAAAAGAGACCGCTAAATCCAATCTTGTCACCGTAGCGAGTCGAATTGTATCTGACATCAACAAAGAGTTTGTCGTTGTAGACGATACCTTAAAACACGCCATCCACCTTTCTCCACATTGCGACCCTGACGGTCTACACTACATGCGTAGATTGGTTTTTGAAAACCCAGGCATGAGCGAAATAGGGATCGTAGATAGTAACGGGAAATTGGTCTGCAATTCTTTTGGGCAACTCACTCCACCTGTGAATACCAGTGCCCCAATAAAAAAGCCTGGACTTAGATACTATGGCCCAATCATTACCGACTATTTAGAACTTCCTGCTTTTGTTTTAGCGCGCACGAGAGACGATGGTTATGAGGTAAATGTGTTGATGCCGGATCATTGGCTAAAGAGTATGCTTGATATCTCGGCTCATCATAATACCGATTTTGCTGCCTTGGTGGACAATAGCACGGGTGTGCCGGTTTTTTTAAATGGTAAATATGCTTTGCCAATCCGCCAAAAACTATTTCCGACTGCTAATAGCCGCGCAGTAGAAGGACTCTTTGATGATGCAAAGGTAAAGTTTGCGTACGTTGCAGCTATTCCGAGTTTGCCGCAGATGAGCTTAATCATTGCAAAAAATGATGAGCAACTAGTGAGTCTAGGGTGGTTGTGGCTAGTACTTTGGAGTGTGTTGTATTGCGCCTCTTGGGTTGGCCTCACGTTGTTATTGATCAGTTATGACAAGCGCCAGCTAAGCAGTAAAACACAAATATTAAGAGCATTGGCAAATGATGAGTTATTTAATGTGTATCAGCCTCTTGTTAATGCAGAGTTGCCATCGATAGTGGGCGTGGAAGTACTCATTCGTTGGCGTCATCCACTTGAAGGTGTGCTCGGCCCCGCTTACTTTGTGCCAGAAGCTGAGCGTGATGGTACTATTTTAGATATCTCGATAGCACAAGTCGAAAACGCTGTGCGTGATTTGACGGACATCTTAGTTGCTCAGCCAGGCTTTAAGGTGTCTTTTAACGTTAATGGTTTACTTCTGGGCTCTAAACGCTATATCGACGCCTTACTTGCTGCAAAAAGCCAAATATCCTCGTTGACTATTGAATTAACTGAGCGTGATGTGCTGACGCAGGCTCAAACGAAAACGGTACTAACTGAGCTCAAACGGGCTGGAATAGAAATCGCGATTGATGACTTTGGCACGGGATATAGCGGTTTGCAATACTTACAAAGTTTTCCGATTGACCTGCTGAAAATAGATCAGAGCTTTGTTGCATCAATTGGCCTAGATACTTTGCAATCCCCGGTTTTATCGGCCGTGATTGATATGGCGGAAAAGCTGGATAAAAAACTGATTGCTGAAGGGGTAGAAACCCAAGCTCAAGCTCGTTATCTCAAAAGCCGGGGGGTGAATATTCATCAAGGTTGGCTTTATTTCAAAGCACTGGAACTGCCGCAACTACAGCGTGAGATGGATAAAGTGTTAGATAATAAAAGAGCGGCTTAA
- a CDS encoding alpha-amylase family glycosyl hydrolase produces MKNKSLLLAVSALLGGAVSLSGCGPKPVDKKTEQMTLQSEVAPVSKPVVYQVFTRLFGNTKAVNKPWGTLEENGVGKFSDFTPTALQQIKAMGVTHVWYTGVLHHAVVTDYSKYGISQDDPDVVKGRAGSPYAIKDYYNVNPDLANDPSARLAEFEALIKRTHDAGLKVIIDIVPNHVARNYESLGAPKGTVDFGTNDDTQVVYARDNNFYYVVGEEFTVPTSEGYQVLGGGSHPLADGKFAENPAKWTGNGARAAKPDINDWYETVKVNYGVKPDGSYDFDRLPDDYAQQDYRAHFEFWQHKQLPDSWYKFQAITHFWLEKGVDGFRYDMAEMVPVEFWSFLNSSIKTKNPEAFLLAEVYNPALYRPYIKQGKMDYLYDKVGFYDTLKALMQGKGSAQAVLDSHQSVADIAPHMLHFLENHDEQRIASPEFVGDPLKGKPAMVVSHLISTAPSMIYFGQTLGEDGSEQAGFGSPSRTSIFDYIGVPEHQKWMNDGKFDGALLSNEQKALRNYYVKLLNLAKQPAIAAGEYQQVALIAEMPSNAETVMAFGRKLGQQKLLVVSNFNAEQEQIVTVNLPKEWDGVYNDILESHPTLQLQPTTDGEHANATITLAPLASVVYQLEK; encoded by the coding sequence ATGAAAAATAAATCTCTACTATTGGCTGTGTCAGCGCTTTTGGGTGGTGCAGTAAGTTTAAGCGGCTGTGGCCCCAAGCCAGTTGATAAAAAAACCGAACAAATGACATTGCAATCGGAAGTGGCACCAGTGAGCAAACCCGTTGTTTATCAAGTCTTCACAAGGCTCTTTGGCAACACCAAGGCAGTGAACAAACCTTGGGGAACGCTAGAGGAAAACGGAGTAGGTAAGTTTTCTGATTTTACTCCTACGGCATTACAACAAATCAAGGCGATGGGTGTGACCCATGTTTGGTATACCGGCGTGCTCCATCACGCAGTAGTGACGGATTATAGCAAGTATGGGATCAGCCAAGATGATCCTGATGTTGTAAAAGGCAGAGCGGGTTCACCTTATGCAATAAAAGATTACTACAACGTTAACCCTGATCTTGCGAACGATCCTTCTGCGCGACTGGCTGAATTTGAAGCCTTAATCAAACGTACACATGACGCCGGCTTAAAAGTGATCATTGATATTGTGCCAAACCATGTCGCTCGTAACTATGAGTCACTCGGTGCGCCTAAAGGAACTGTTGATTTTGGCACCAATGATGACACGCAAGTTGTATATGCTCGGGACAATAATTTTTATTATGTGGTTGGTGAGGAGTTTACCGTACCAACGAGTGAAGGCTATCAGGTGTTAGGTGGTGGATCTCATCCATTGGCGGATGGCAAATTTGCAGAAAATCCAGCAAAGTGGACCGGTAACGGTGCTCGTGCGGCAAAGCCTGATATTAATGATTGGTATGAAACCGTCAAAGTGAATTACGGTGTGAAGCCTGACGGTAGTTACGACTTCGACCGCTTGCCAGATGACTATGCTCAGCAAGATTATCGTGCGCACTTTGAATTTTGGCAACACAAGCAATTGCCAGATAGTTGGTACAAATTCCAAGCCATTACCCACTTTTGGTTAGAAAAGGGTGTAGACGGTTTCCGTTACGATATGGCGGAAATGGTGCCAGTAGAGTTTTGGAGCTTCCTAAACTCGTCGATTAAAACAAAAAACCCTGAAGCTTTCTTGCTTGCAGAAGTCTATAACCCCGCTTTATATCGCCCGTATATCAAGCAAGGTAAGATGGATTACCTCTACGACAAAGTGGGTTTCTACGACACCTTGAAGGCGTTAATGCAAGGCAAAGGTAGTGCCCAAGCTGTGTTGGATAGTCATCAATCGGTAGCCGATATTGCTCCACATATGTTGCACTTTTTAGAAAATCATGATGAGCAGCGTATCGCAAGCCCTGAATTTGTAGGCGATCCGCTAAAAGGTAAACCCGCTATGGTGGTTAGTCACCTGATAAGCACAGCACCATCAATGATCTATTTTGGACAAACATTAGGGGAAGACGGCTCTGAGCAGGCGGGGTTCGGCAGTCCAAGCAGAACCAGTATCTTTGACTATATTGGTGTACCCGAACATCAAAAATGGATGAATGACGGGAAATTTGATGGCGCGCTACTTTCAAATGAGCAAAAGGCACTTCGTAATTACTACGTCAAATTACTCAACCTTGCAAAACAGCCGGCAATTGCGGCTGGTGAATACCAGCAAGTCGCTCTGATTGCTGAGATGCCAAGCAATGCTGAAACAGTTATGGCATTTGGCCGTAAATTAGGTCAACAAAAGCTGTTGGTCGTGAGCAACTTTAATGCAGAACAAGAACAAATAGTCACCGTAAATCTGCCTAAAGAGTGGGATGGTGTTTATAACGATATTTTAGAGTCA
- a CDS encoding TonB-dependent receptor, giving the protein MSKFKPSMLTLALIAAGVSHAAPVEDNTANNEENNVEVIEVRGISRSIIASIDKKRFSDTIAEVVDAGDLASLPDVSIADSLSRLPGITAVRASGQSSQLNIRGMNGDFIQTTLNGREQASTSGYTAGSRWISFDQYPSELINQAAVYKSPKASLIEGGVAATVELKTANPLDAEKEHNFNSSVRYSYNDAASDVGADSTGERISFSYRGKFLNETLGFAIGGAYLNQPNNAIDISAHAPTRSQDFDGDGTEERSVNGFQYRSAKGSDERLGLLSTLVYQPTDAFKVQFDYFHSKFESEDKKSGLNIEGFSKDINSLYTVDNAVVKDGFLVAGDVTITDPNGPWVEMRSEDQSTDSTTDSFGLNLQYTTDSWELKFDWAHSEGEKTRRDMIASMHAYEYGTSTLEDGTLVNTWQELRNQTFSFEQREKDSPLLTLGNGYTDLSNMRLGDWEQFPHKYTDELDSVKVDFKYFIENSFISSIEVGARWSDREFTDQRSTFRWGAREGQNGYQLPDGTIVTNKGCEFNDQNHPCIPHDLTGYVSVRDTRGFQYLELDLEGIANEVFGPGNYEAQQTWGHNWTLIESGAVREEVLAGYIMANIDTEIADIPVTGNFGVRVVRTDTKSIGIQQIQGDEVGDSIIDDNGVERTDYRHVNYGPEYTDTLPSLNLNFRVSDTDQIRFAAAEVIGRPPVYQLRGGAGSWADTANDGTSPRYNVWSKGNPNLDPFRATQIDLSYERYFEDGGAFVAAIFWKDIESLIESITYQEGEVDWADIGLEVPDGFVAGQYQTTQNNDQGGYIRGIELAYTTMFDNLPGVFSGLGFNANYSYTESETTVDGGGNFPDQQLPLPGLSKNVWSATVFWNIDSFTTHLNIRYRDEYVYEGASPGGSSLAWADEYTVVDWQASYNFENGLEAVLQVNNLTDEPNTTNYGTALATGEYKEFGRQYYLGFNYSF; this is encoded by the coding sequence ATGTCTAAGTTCAAACCGAGTATGCTAACGCTTGCGCTGATTGCTGCGGGTGTGAGCCATGCTGCTCCTGTTGAAGATAACACTGCTAATAATGAAGAAAATAACGTTGAGGTGATCGAAGTTCGAGGTATCTCGCGCAGTATCATCGCCTCAATCGATAAAAAAAGATTTAGCGACACCATTGCAGAAGTAGTTGATGCTGGAGACTTAGCTTCCTTACCTGACGTGTCAATCGCTGACTCGCTAAGCCGTCTACCAGGGATCACCGCGGTAAGAGCAAGTGGGCAATCTTCGCAACTTAATATTCGCGGGATGAACGGCGACTTTATTCAAACCACATTAAATGGACGTGAACAGGCGAGCACCAGTGGGTATACCGCAGGTAGTCGCTGGATTTCATTCGACCAATATCCGTCAGAATTAATTAATCAAGCCGCAGTGTATAAATCACCAAAGGCATCGCTGATTGAAGGCGGTGTTGCGGCTACGGTTGAGCTTAAAACAGCAAACCCTCTCGATGCTGAAAAAGAACATAATTTTAATTCTTCGGTAAGATATTCCTACAATGATGCAGCGTCAGATGTAGGCGCGGATTCAACAGGCGAACGTATTAGTTTTTCATACCGAGGTAAATTCCTAAATGAGACACTTGGATTTGCTATTGGTGGGGCGTATCTAAACCAACCAAATAACGCAATTGATATCTCAGCGCATGCTCCTACACGCTCTCAAGATTTTGATGGTGATGGTACTGAAGAGCGCTCGGTCAATGGCTTTCAATATCGCTCAGCCAAAGGCAGCGATGAAAGACTTGGCCTGTTAAGCACCTTGGTGTATCAGCCAACAGACGCATTCAAAGTCCAATTTGATTATTTCCATTCTAAGTTTGAATCGGAAGATAAAAAGAGCGGCTTAAATATTGAAGGATTCTCAAAAGATATTAACTCGTTGTATACGGTTGACAATGCAGTTGTTAAAGATGGTTTTCTAGTCGCTGGGGATGTAACTATTACGGATCCCAATGGCCCATGGGTTGAGATGCGCTCTGAAGACCAATCAACGGACTCAACCACCGACAGCTTTGGCTTAAACTTGCAATATACGACAGATTCGTGGGAATTAAAGTTCGACTGGGCTCATAGTGAAGGGGAAAAAACGCGTAGAGATATGATTGCTTCAATGCATGCATACGAATACGGTACCTCTACACTGGAAGATGGAACATTAGTTAACACCTGGCAAGAATTAAGAAATCAAACGTTTTCTTTTGAACAAAGAGAGAAAGACTCACCACTGTTAACACTTGGTAATGGGTATACCGACCTATCTAATATGCGACTGGGTGACTGGGAACAATTCCCTCACAAGTACACAGATGAGTTAGATAGCGTTAAAGTTGATTTTAAATATTTTATTGAGAACAGCTTTATTTCTTCGATTGAAGTTGGTGCGCGTTGGTCTGATCGTGAATTTACTGATCAACGCTCGACATTTAGATGGGGCGCACGCGAAGGTCAAAACGGTTATCAGTTACCGGATGGCACTATCGTCACGAACAAAGGCTGTGAATTTAATGATCAGAACCACCCGTGTATTCCTCACGATTTGACGGGATATGTTTCGGTTAGAGATACTCGAGGCTTCCAATACTTGGAATTAGACCTTGAAGGTATCGCTAACGAAGTATTTGGTCCGGGTAATTATGAGGCGCAACAAACTTGGGGCCACAATTGGACGCTCATTGAAAGTGGAGCTGTTCGAGAAGAAGTATTAGCCGGTTATATTATGGCAAATATAGATACTGAAATTGCCGACATACCAGTGACGGGTAATTTTGGCGTTCGTGTAGTAAGAACTGATACGAAATCAATAGGCATTCAACAGATCCAAGGCGATGAAGTTGGTGACTCAATCATCGATGACAATGGCGTTGAAAGAACCGATTATCGTCATGTTAATTATGGTCCTGAGTATACAGACACATTGCCTTCACTAAACCTCAATTTCAGAGTGAGTGACACAGACCAAATTAGGTTCGCAGCTGCAGAAGTTATTGGCCGTCCACCTGTCTACCAGCTTAGAGGTGGTGCAGGTTCTTGGGCTGACACCGCAAATGATGGTACTAGTCCTCGTTATAATGTGTGGTCCAAAGGTAACCCAAATTTAGACCCGTTTAGAGCGACTCAAATTGATTTATCTTATGAGCGTTACTTTGAAGATGGTGGTGCTTTTGTTGCCGCTATATTCTGGAAAGATATTGAATCTTTGATTGAAAGTATCACTTATCAAGAAGGTGAAGTTGACTGGGCTGATATTGGCCTAGAGGTTCCTGATGGGTTCGTTGCAGGTCAATACCAAACGACTCAGAACAATGATCAAGGTGGATACATTAGAGGTATCGAGCTTGCCTATACCACGATGTTTGATAATTTACCGGGCGTCTTTTCAGGCTTAGGTTTTAACGCTAACTATTCATATACCGAGAGCGAAACAACGGTAGATGGCGGTGGTAACTTCCCTGATCAGCAATTGCCACTCCCGGGTCTATCAAAAAATGTTTGGAGTGCGACGGTATTTTGGAACATAGACTCGTTCACAACACACCTGAATATCCGTTACCGTGATGAGTATGTGTATGAAGGGGCTTCACCTGGTGGCTCTTCTCTAGCTTGGGCTGATGAATATACTGTGGTTGATTGGCAGGCATCGTACAACTTTGAGAATGGTTTGGAAGCCGTCTTACAGGTTAATAACCTAACTGATGAGCCAAATACCACTAACTATGGTACTGCACTTGCCACTGGTGAGTACAAAGAGTTTGGTCGCCAGTATTATTTAGGGTTTAACTATAGCTTCTAA
- a CDS encoding tryptophan halogenase family protein, giving the protein MKNQKIVILGGGTAGWMAANMMAKSWADKAIEITVVESSSIGTIGVGEGSTPQFKGFMDYLGISEAEWMPACNATYKNGIRFIDWSTKPGFSSYFHPFPAQPDDYSAPAFFHNSFVRRKAIDVEGHPDHFFLATHLADLNKSPIAAESFPFEINYGYHFDSALLGQLLARKAAEFNVKHIDATITDVRKHLDGDIAALITSDGTEISGDIFIDCSGFKSLLLQHTLGVGFESFESNLFNDAAVVIPTKQLDTIRSETQSVARQFGWSWHIPLTNRIGNGYVYSQHYCDADQAETELRAALGLLDSEVEARHIKMKVGQVKAHWSKNCIAIGLSQGFIEPLEATALHIVQETVQSFIECYQDAGFTDGNRDKHNRALSERYQAIRDYIVAHYRVNSRTDTNYWLDNANNNHLSRSLYQILQTWVSGNNLSDELVRQNVEQYYPSVSWHCLLAGYGIYPEQAQLKSGNALANQHNIEKVNDFIRRCGLNFKDHRMELESFVANVHK; this is encoded by the coding sequence ATGAAAAATCAGAAAATAGTGATTTTAGGTGGTGGAACTGCAGGTTGGATGGCCGCGAATATGATGGCAAAAAGCTGGGCAGATAAAGCGATAGAAATCACTGTGGTTGAATCTTCTAGCATCGGGACTATTGGTGTTGGTGAAGGGTCTACTCCGCAGTTCAAAGGATTTATGGACTATTTAGGTATCTCGGAAGCCGAGTGGATGCCGGCTTGTAATGCGACCTATAAAAATGGCATACGGTTTATAGATTGGTCGACAAAACCTGGGTTTTCTAGCTATTTTCACCCCTTTCCTGCACAACCTGATGACTACAGTGCACCGGCTTTTTTTCATAACAGCTTTGTTCGGCGTAAGGCGATTGACGTAGAGGGCCACCCAGACCACTTTTTTTTAGCGACTCACTTGGCTGATTTAAATAAATCCCCAATTGCTGCAGAAAGCTTCCCATTCGAAATTAATTATGGTTATCACTTTGACTCTGCTTTGCTAGGCCAGTTGTTGGCTCGCAAAGCGGCTGAGTTTAATGTAAAACACATTGATGCCACAATTACCGACGTTCGAAAACACCTTGATGGTGATATTGCGGCACTGATAACGTCTGATGGTACAGAAATCTCTGGTGATATCTTTATTGACTGCTCGGGCTTCAAAAGTTTACTGCTACAACACACTTTAGGTGTAGGTTTTGAGTCATTCGAGTCCAATTTATTTAACGACGCTGCGGTCGTTATACCTACCAAGCAACTTGATACAATTCGCTCCGAAACACAATCTGTTGCGCGTCAATTTGGGTGGTCTTGGCACATTCCACTGACTAACCGTATCGGTAATGGTTATGTTTATAGTCAGCATTACTGCGATGCGGATCAAGCCGAAACCGAGCTAAGGGCTGCTTTGGGTTTGTTGGACTCAGAAGTAGAAGCTCGACATATAAAAATGAAAGTCGGGCAAGTTAAAGCGCACTGGAGTAAAAACTGCATAGCGATTGGTTTATCTCAGGGCTTCATAGAGCCATTAGAAGCAACCGCTTTGCATATAGTCCAAGAAACCGTTCAAAGTTTCATTGAATGCTACCAAGATGCGGGTTTTACCGATGGTAACAGAGATAAACACAACCGCGCTTTGAGCGAACGGTATCAGGCTATTCGAGACTATATCGTCGCTCATTATCGTGTGAATAGTCGCACTGACACCAACTACTGGCTTGATAATGCCAACAATAACCACTTATCGCGGTCACTCTATCAAATTTTACAGACTTGGGTTTCTGGTAACAACTTATCGGATGAATTAGTTCGCCAAAACGTTGAGCAATATTACCCTTCAGTCAGCTGGCATTGTTTATTGGCAGGTTATGGTATCTACCCAGAACAAGCTCAGCTTAAGTCAGGCAATGCCCTAGCAAACCAACATAACATTGAAAAAGTGAATGACTTCATCAGACGATGTGGATTGAATTTTAAAGATCACCGAATGGAGCTAGAAAGCTTTGTGGCAAATGTTCACAAGTAA
- a CDS encoding alpha-glucosidase family protein → MANNEWWKGAVIYQIYPRSFQDSNADGIGDLQGIIQRLDYIKSLGVDAVWISPFFKSPMKDFGYDISDYRDIDPMFGTLDDFDTLISEAHNRDIKIIIDQVLSHTSNQHPWFVESREDKTNDKADWYVWADANPDGSPPNNWLSIFGGVAWQWEPRRCQYYLHNFLTEQPDLNFHHPEVRKAVLDNVEFWLKKGVDGFRLDAINFCFHDKQLRDNPAKPIELRQGRGFSEDNPYAFQYHYYNNTQPENLLFMEEIRALLDRYPGTVSLGEISSEDSLQTMAEYTADGNKLHMGYSFELLTNDYSAKYIRETVSRLESVMTEGWPCWAFANHDVERVASRWSIDGKVNDTQVKMLTALLGSLRGSVCMYQGEELGLGEAAVAFEELQDPYGITFWPNFKGRDGCRTPLPWTKAKTNAGFSESKPWLPVSEAHALRAVDEQAVDSNSTLSYYQAFLQWRNAQPALKTGDIEFIDTPEPVLAFYRKTQTQTLLCAFNLAATQQSATLPEVALRQCELKHLSGTASANVLTLGAFGCYFAEVLS, encoded by the coding sequence ATGGCAAATAATGAATGGTGGAAAGGCGCGGTTATCTATCAAATATATCCGCGTAGCTTTCAGGACAGTAATGCAGATGGTATTGGCGACTTACAGGGTATTATTCAGCGACTAGATTATATTAAATCGCTTGGTGTTGATGCTGTATGGATTTCACCATTTTTTAAGTCACCGATGAAAGACTTTGGTTATGACATTAGCGACTATCGCGATATCGATCCTATGTTTGGTACACTCGACGATTTTGACACGCTTATCAGCGAAGCACATAATCGTGATATTAAGATCATTATTGATCAGGTACTTAGTCATACCTCAAATCAACACCCGTGGTTTGTCGAAAGTCGTGAAGACAAAACAAACGACAAAGCAGATTGGTATGTATGGGCCGATGCCAATCCAGACGGCAGTCCACCAAACAATTGGCTATCCATTTTTGGTGGTGTTGCCTGGCAGTGGGAGCCTAGACGTTGCCAATATTACCTGCATAACTTCCTAACTGAGCAGCCGGATCTGAACTTTCATCATCCTGAAGTACGTAAAGCCGTACTAGACAACGTCGAATTTTGGCTTAAAAAAGGCGTTGATGGATTTAGACTAGATGCTATCAACTTCTGTTTTCACGATAAGCAGCTTAGGGATAATCCAGCTAAGCCTATTGAGCTTCGTCAAGGTCGTGGCTTTAGCGAAGACAACCCTTATGCCTTTCAGTACCATTATTACAACAATACGCAACCTGAAAACTTACTATTCATGGAAGAGATCCGTGCCTTATTAGATAGATACCCAGGCACAGTTAGCTTAGGTGAGATAAGTTCAGAAGACTCTTTGCAAACAATGGCAGAGTATACGGCCGATGGTAACAAGCTACACATGGGTTATAGCTTTGAGCTCCTAACTAACGACTATAGTGCAAAGTACATCCGAGAAACGGTTTCTCGCCTAGAGTCAGTCATGACCGAAGGTTGGCCATGTTGGGCATTTGCAAATCACGATGTAGAACGGGTAGCAAGTCGCTGGAGTATAGATGGCAAGGTAAACGATACACAAGTCAAAATGCTCACCGCCCTTCTCGGTTCATTGCGTGGTAGCGTCTGTATGTATCAAGGCGAAGAACTAGGACTTGGCGAAGCCGCCGTTGCCTTCGAAGAGTTGCAGGACCCATATGGCATTACCTTTTGGCCAAACTTTAAAGGCCGTGATGGCTGTAGAACGCCGCTTCCGTGGACGAAGGCAAAAACCAATGCTGGCTTCTCAGAGTCTAAGCCTTGGTTACCAGTTTCTGAAGCACATGCTCTACGAGCAGTAGACGAACAAGCTGTAGATAGCAATTCAACGCTCAGCTATTATCAAGCATTTCTACAGTGGCGAAATGCACAACCTGCACTAAAAACAGGTGACATTGAGTTTATTGATACCCCAGAGCCAGTATTAGCTTTTTACCGTAAAACACAAACCCAGACATTGCTGTGCGCATTCAACTTAGCAGCTACTCAGCAAAGCGCGACACTTCCTGAAGTTGCATTAAGGCAGTGTGAGCTGAAGCACCTAAGTGGCACGGCAAGCGCAAATGTACTAACACTTGGTGCATTTGGTTGCTACTTCGCTGAAGTTTTATCATAG